A single genomic interval of Novosphingobium ginsenosidimutans harbors:
- a CDS encoding TIGR04063 family PEP-CTERM/XrtA system glycosyltransferase translates to MTRVLHVLDHSLPLHSGYTFRTRAILTAQAATGLEVRGITGLRHVADGPDCEEAEGLTFHRTRGSASGPPGLREWREINLLADAIVALAQDWRPDVLHAHSPALCGKAALIAAQKLGLPVVYEIRAFWEDAAVSNGTGTEGSIKYRLTRALENHVIAGAEQVVTICQGLKDDLVSRGVPASKITISPNGVDLALFGEAAPREPELAHRLGLGDGPVIGFIGSYYDYEGLDDLIAAMPLLREREPAAQLLLVGGGPMEAALRQQAQASPAADAIHFVGRVPHSEVERYYALIDVLAFPRKQSRLTDLVTPLKPLEAMAQGRLVAASCVGGHLELITAGKTGILFAPDDPAACAKALADLLDRRETWDDLRAAGRAHVAAQHDWKRNVLRYQDVYRAALTASAMYRYPVAA, encoded by the coding sequence ATGACCCGCGTGCTTCACGTTCTTGATCACTCGCTGCCGCTGCACAGCGGCTATACCTTTCGCACCCGCGCGATCCTGACTGCCCAGGCCGCCACCGGGCTTGAGGTGCGCGGGATTACCGGCCTGCGCCATGTTGCCGATGGGCCGGACTGCGAAGAAGCGGAGGGGCTGACCTTCCACCGCACTCGCGGCTCTGCCTCGGGCCCGCCGGGCCTGCGCGAATGGCGCGAGATCAACCTGCTGGCCGATGCGATCGTCGCGCTGGCGCAGGACTGGCGGCCCGATGTGCTCCACGCCCACAGCCCGGCGCTGTGCGGCAAGGCGGCGCTGATCGCGGCGCAGAAGCTGGGCCTGCCAGTGGTCTACGAGATCCGCGCCTTCTGGGAAGATGCCGCCGTCTCGAACGGGACCGGCACCGAAGGCAGCATCAAGTACCGGCTGACCCGCGCGCTGGAAAACCACGTTATCGCCGGGGCCGAACAGGTCGTGACGATCTGCCAGGGCCTGAAGGACGATCTGGTCAGCCGCGGGGTGCCCGCCAGCAAGATCACGATCAGCCCCAACGGGGTTGATCTGGCGCTGTTTGGCGAAGCCGCGCCGCGCGAACCGGAGCTGGCGCACCGGCTTGGCTTGGGAGACGGGCCGGTCATCGGCTTCATCGGCAGCTACTATGATTACGAGGGGCTGGATGACCTGATCGCCGCCATGCCGCTGCTGCGCGAGCGCGAACCGGCTGCGCAATTGCTGCTGGTTGGCGGCGGCCCGATGGAAGCGGCCTTGCGCCAGCAGGCCCAGGCTTCACCCGCCGCCGATGCGATCCACTTCGTCGGCCGCGTGCCGCACAGCGAGGTTGAGCGGTACTACGCGCTGATCGACGTGCTGGCCTTTCCGCGCAAGCAGAGCCGCCTGACCGACCTGGTGACGCCCCTCAAGCCGCTTGAGGCAATGGCGCAGGGGCGGCTTGTGGCCGCTTCCTGCGTCGGCGGGCACCTTGAACTGATCACCGCTGGCAAAACCGGCATTCTCTTTGCGCCGGACGATCCGGCCGCCTGCGCCAAGGCCCTGGCCGATTTGCTGGATCGGCGCGAAACCTGGGACGATCTGCGTGCTGCCGGGCGCGCCCATGTTGCCGCCCAGCATGACTGGAAGCGGAATGTTCTTCGTTATCAGGATGTTTACCGCGCTGCGCTAACTGCTTCTGCAATGTACCGATATCCGGTCGCTGCCTAA